From a region of the Thiorhodovibrio winogradskyi genome:
- a CDS encoding chemotaxis protein CheD, translating to MNAATSPAQQKPIEKRVIHAGEHHVSRKPIVLSTLLGSCVSVCLYDPVTRVVGMNHFLLATRHPSQDAPLASDAGRYGLGAMELLINDMLKLGARRANLRAKAFGGGNVLATRLNELPDRFSIGKINIDFVQRFLAQDRIPLVAQDFGGEMGRQIRFESSDFSVYLRRIPIKRASRILTEEKQYFDKELKHQHEQSSVEFW from the coding sequence ATGAACGCAGCAACATCTCCCGCGCAACAAAAGCCAATTGAAAAGCGCGTGATTCACGCCGGAGAGCATCATGTCTCGCGCAAGCCCATTGTGCTCTCGACCCTCCTTGGCTCCTGTGTTTCGGTCTGCCTGTACGATCCGGTCACCCGTGTCGTTGGCATGAATCATTTTTTGCTTGCCACGCGCCACCCAAGCCAGGATGCGCCGCTGGCCTCGGATGCCGGTCGCTACGGCCTCGGCGCCATGGAGTTACTGATCAACGACATGCTAAAACTGGGCGCCCGGCGCGCCAACCTGCGCGCCAAGGCCTTTGGCGGCGGCAATGTGCTCGCAACGCGCCTCAACGAGCTACCGGATCGCTTTAGCATTGGCAAAATCAATATCGATTTCGTTCAGCGCTTTCTGGCCCAGGACCGCATCCCATTGGTCGCGCAGGACTTTGGCGGTGAAATGGGGCGGCAGATTCGCTTCGAGAGTAGCGATTTCTCCGTGTACTTGCGACGCATCCCCATTAAGCGCGCCAGTCGCATCCTGACCGAAGAAAAGCAATACTTCGACAAGGAACTCAAGCATCAACACGAGCAAAGCAGCGTCGAGTTCTGGTGA
- the rimM gene encoding ribosome maturation factor RimM (Essential for efficient processing of 16S rRNA), with amino-acid sequence MIPGSGSQVLDRRVVLGRIVGVFGVRGWVKVLSETDPLENILQYSPWLLSGAPGVEIGGVGGREVHGTGTGSPGSGNTGIGSPDAESLLSGWRVMQSQRHRKGLIVRLQDCDDRDRAQALVGAEIAVRRSQLPPPAADEFYWADLEGLKVETLAGVQLGVVDHLLSTGANDVLVVCGERERLIPFVWDSVIRELDFEHARVSVDWDPNF; translated from the coding sequence ATGATTCCGGGCAGTGGTTCACAAGTGCTTGATCGTCGTGTTGTTCTTGGACGAATTGTTGGCGTTTTCGGGGTGCGTGGCTGGGTCAAGGTTCTCTCGGAAACTGACCCGCTGGAGAATATCCTGCAGTATTCTCCCTGGCTGCTAAGTGGTGCACCCGGCGTTGAGATCGGTGGTGTCGGGGGCCGCGAAGTCCATGGAACTGGTACAGGGAGCCCTGGTAGTGGTAATACCGGTATTGGGAGCCCAGATGCCGAAAGTCTGCTATCCGGCTGGCGCGTGATGCAGAGTCAGCGGCATCGCAAGGGGCTGATTGTTCGCCTGCAAGACTGCGATGATCGCGACCGGGCGCAGGCTTTGGTTGGGGCTGAAATCGCCGTGCGGCGAAGTCAATTGCCGCCGCCGGCCGCCGACGAGTTTTACTGGGCGGATCTTGAGGGTTTGAAGGTTGAAACTCTTGCTGGCGTCCAGCTTGGGGTGGTGGACCACCTGCTGTCCACAGGCGCTAACGATGTGTTGGTGGTTTGTGGGGAACGGGAGCGGCTGATTCCCTTTGTGTGGGATAGCGTCATTCGGGAGCTGGATTTTGAGCATGCACGTGTCAGCGTCGATTGGGATCCGAATTTCTAG
- the sbcB gene encoding exodeoxyribonuclease I encodes MAKAATRLPPPRTFYWHDYETWGSDPRCDRPCQFAGLRTDAHLNELGPAEPPLVRFCRPATDFLPSPDACLITGLTPQQAEREGVIEAVFAAEIQQQLARPGTCSVGYNSIRFDEEVSRFLFYRNFLDPYAHTWRHDTSRWDLIDVARLAHALRPDGIDWPRQPDGAPSFKLEHLSVANDIPHQGAHDALADVRATLALAKRLRAAQPRMFDYALALRDKERVRELLEPGQPVLHVSAKYAAERGCIAPIMVVAPASTEDKNAVIVWDLREDPSELFGLSPEDIRQRVFTRAEDLPPGVRRLPLKKLRLNASPMVAPMSTLSPVAAERWDIDPVRVEQHWNAFAADAKAVARVAQALHTAFARSDTAGALDPDQALYGGFLTDADQRLIAQVRDMTPQALAQAHLPFKDPRLPVLLLRYRARNWPESLGAREAEQWEAWRQQRLCEEGQGCGLSPRQYRQRLAELRAEHAADPRRLRLLSELEDWPQRINVTHGEDRPLVMAPGQ; translated from the coding sequence GTGGCCAAGGCCGCGACAAGGCTTCCTCCGCCTCGGACCTTCTACTGGCACGACTACGAAACCTGGGGCTCCGACCCCAGGTGTGATCGTCCCTGTCAGTTCGCCGGGCTGCGCACGGACGCGCATCTGAACGAACTCGGCCCCGCCGAACCGCCGCTGGTGCGCTTCTGCCGGCCGGCAACCGACTTTCTGCCTTCCCCCGACGCCTGCCTAATCACCGGTCTGACACCTCAGCAGGCCGAGCGCGAAGGCGTGATCGAGGCCGTCTTTGCCGCTGAGATCCAACAACAACTCGCGCGCCCCGGCACCTGCTCGGTGGGCTACAACAGCATCCGCTTCGATGAGGAAGTCTCGCGCTTTCTGTTCTATCGCAACTTTCTCGATCCCTATGCCCACACATGGCGCCATGACACCTCGCGCTGGGATCTGATTGACGTGGCGCGCCTGGCCCATGCGTTGCGCCCGGATGGCATTGACTGGCCGCGACAGCCGGATGGCGCGCCATCCTTTAAGCTCGAGCACCTGAGCGTCGCCAACGACATTCCTCACCAAGGCGCGCATGATGCCCTCGCCGATGTACGTGCCACCCTGGCCCTAGCCAAGCGCCTGCGCGCCGCGCAGCCGAGGATGTTCGACTACGCGCTTGCACTGCGTGACAAGGAACGGGTGCGCGAGTTGCTGGAACCGGGGCAGCCCGTGCTACATGTCTCCGCCAAATATGCCGCCGAGCGTGGCTGCATCGCGCCGATCATGGTGGTGGCCCCGGCAAGTACCGAGGACAAAAACGCCGTCATCGTCTGGGATCTGCGCGAGGATCCGAGCGAGTTGTTCGGACTCTCACCCGAGGACATTCGCCAGCGGGTATTTACCCGTGCCGAGGATCTGCCGCCCGGAGTCAGACGCCTGCCACTGAAGAAACTGCGTCTGAATGCCTCCCCCATGGTGGCGCCCATGTCAACGCTCAGTCCGGTCGCTGCCGAGCGATGGGATATTGATCCTGTCCGGGTGGAACAACACTGGAATGCATTTGCCGCCGATGCCAAGGCAGTCGCGCGGGTGGCCCAAGCCCTACACACGGCCTTTGCCCGCTCCGATACGGCTGGCGCGCTAGATCCCGACCAGGCGCTCTACGGTGGTTTCTTGACGGACGCCGATCAGCGGCTGATAGCGCAAGTCCGCGACATGACGCCCCAAGCGCTTGCACAAGCGCATTTGCCCTTCAAAGACCCACGCTTGCCGGTGTTATTGTTGCGCTATCGGGCGCGCAACTGGCCCGAGAGCCTCGGCGCCAGGGAGGCCGAACAATGGGAAGCCTGGCGCCAACAGCGTTTGTGCGAGGAAGGCCAGGGGTGCGGCTTGAGTCCGCGCCAATACCGCCAACGATTAGCCGAGCTGCGCGCGGAGCATGCCGCGGATCCGCGCCGGCTGCGTCTGTTGAGCGAACTCGAGGACTGGCCCCAAAGGATCAATGTGACGCATGGTGAAGATAGGCCGCTCGTGATGGCGCCTGGACAATAA
- a CDS encoding protein-glutamate methylesterase/protein-glutamine glutaminase, which produces MTIKVFIVDDSAVVRQVLTEQLNTLSGIEVIGSARDPIFAHKAFEKGWPDVIVLDIEMPRMDGLTFLRQLMKERPTPVIICSTLAGKGAEITMQAMSAGAVDIITKPTVGLRQFLEESKTQLGDAIRGASHARMDKVSRPGAPAPATLKPTPKLAADSVLADRGFKPLATTTDRVIVIGTSTGGTQALEYVLTRLPRTAPGIVVVQHMPGAFTAAFAERLDSLCQIHVREAKNGDRAIAGQALIAPGTSHMLLRRSGAQYVVEIKGGPLVSRHRPSVDVLFRSAAQSAGPNAIGIIMTGMGDDGARGMLEMHQAGALTIAQDEASCVVYGMPKEAVKLGGVDAIVGISAIPGIIVQAPSRAAYLHHASH; this is translated from the coding sequence ATGACCATCAAGGTGTTTATTGTTGACGATTCCGCTGTCGTCCGGCAAGTACTGACGGAGCAGCTCAACACCTTGAGCGGCATTGAAGTCATCGGCTCCGCGCGCGATCCCATTTTCGCGCACAAAGCCTTCGAAAAAGGCTGGCCCGATGTCATTGTGCTCGACATTGAAATGCCGCGCATGGATGGGCTGACCTTCTTGCGGCAATTGATGAAAGAGCGCCCAACGCCCGTCATCATCTGCTCCACCCTGGCTGGCAAGGGCGCCGAGATCACCATGCAAGCCATGAGTGCCGGCGCGGTGGACATCATCACCAAACCCACGGTGGGCCTGCGCCAGTTTTTGGAGGAATCCAAGACCCAACTCGGCGATGCCATTCGCGGCGCCAGCCATGCCCGCATGGATAAGGTGTCGCGACCCGGCGCACCCGCACCCGCCACGCTCAAGCCTACGCCCAAGCTGGCGGCGGATTCGGTCCTCGCCGATCGCGGTTTCAAGCCGCTGGCCACCACCACCGACAGAGTCATCGTCATCGGCACCTCCACCGGCGGCACCCAGGCGCTTGAGTATGTGCTGACGCGCTTGCCGCGCACCGCACCCGGCATCGTGGTGGTGCAACACATGCCTGGCGCCTTTACCGCGGCCTTTGCCGAGCGCCTCGATAGCTTGTGCCAGATTCATGTGCGTGAGGCCAAGAATGGCGACCGGGCGATTGCCGGCCAGGCCCTGATCGCACCTGGCACATCTCACATGCTGCTGCGCCGCAGTGGCGCTCAGTATGTCGTTGAGATCAAAGGCGGTCCCTTGGTCAGCCGCCATCGCCCGTCAGTGGACGTGCTCTTTCGCTCCGCCGCGCAGTCGGCCGGCCCCAATGCCATTGGCATCATCATGACCGGCATGGGCGATGATGGCGCGCGTGGCATGCTGGAAATGCACCAGGCCGGCGCCCTGACCATCGCCCAGGACGAGGCCAGCTGCGTGGTCTACGGCATGCCCAAGGAGGCGGTGAAACTCGGCGGGGTCGATGCCATCGTCGGCATTTCCGCCATCCCCGGGATTATTGTCCAGGCGCCATCACGAGCGGCCTATCTTCACCATGCGTCACATTGA
- the trmD gene encoding tRNA (guanosine(37)-N1)-methyltransferase TrmD, producing MRFDVITLFPEQFRILSREGVVARALSRGIAELRLWNPRDFAPGPHRRVDDRPYGGGPGMVMLFEPLAAAIAAARAASPKSQVAYLSPQGTRLDQDAINDIAAKPGWILLAGRYEGIDERLLERCIDQEWSIGDYVLSGGELPAMVVMDAAIRLLPGALGHERSAYEDSHMSGLLDCPHFSRPEEIDGLRVPKVLLSGDHGAIARWRRQQALGRTWLKRPDLLAKMTLDQATTLDQATTLDQEARQLLRDFIQARQSVAPDSGEIDQ from the coding sequence GTGCGCTTCGACGTCATCACGCTCTTCCCGGAGCAGTTTCGCATCCTGTCACGGGAAGGCGTGGTGGCCCGCGCGCTCAGTCGCGGCATTGCCGAGCTGCGGCTGTGGAATCCGCGTGATTTCGCGCCTGGTCCGCATCGGCGGGTCGATGATCGCCCTTATGGTGGCGGACCTGGCATGGTGATGCTGTTCGAGCCCCTGGCGGCGGCCATCGCGGCGGCGCGGGCGGCTTCGCCGAAATCTCAAGTGGCCTATCTGTCGCCGCAGGGAACAAGGCTTGATCAGGATGCCATCAACGACATCGCCGCGAAACCTGGCTGGATTCTGCTCGCCGGGCGCTATGAAGGGATCGACGAGCGCTTGCTCGAGCGCTGTATCGATCAGGAATGGTCGATTGGCGACTATGTGTTAAGTGGTGGCGAGTTGCCGGCCATGGTGGTCATGGATGCCGCGATCAGACTGCTGCCGGGCGCCTTGGGCCATGAGCGCTCGGCTTATGAGGATTCGCACATGAGCGGACTGCTGGACTGTCCGCACTTCAGCCGTCCGGAAGAGATCGACGGCCTGCGGGTGCCGAAGGTGCTGCTGAGCGGCGATCATGGTGCCATCGCCCGCTGGCGACGTCAGCAGGCGCTGGGGCGAACCTGGCTTAAACGTCCGGATTTGCTCGCGAAAATGACACTTGATCAAGCAACGACACTTGATCAAGCAACGACACTTGATCAAGAAGCGCGGCAATTGCTGCGGGATTTTATTCAGGCTCGGCAGAGCGTCGCGCCGGATTCAGGAGAAATAGACCAATGA
- a CDS encoding CheR family methyltransferase: MWGAERRTTATQDNPAIEALAELDPISDKAFERFRQFIYEKAGINLAPHKRQLVSSRLQKRLRHYGLRNYDAYIDLISQPGKEEERRHLVDLLTTNETYFYREPAHFDYLRAKILPQYRNRTLHVWSAACSTGEEVYTLAMVLAETLGRGDWDILGSDINSQVVATAKRGMYPLERAKNLPREWLSKYCLKGVRAQAGNLLINPKLKSRTRFEERNLKKPRDDGRRFEIVFLRNVLIYFDVATKQLVLDCLSRAIAPGGYLFISHVESLHGIKTDLTTIGPSIFRKPLH, translated from the coding sequence ATGTGGGGAGCTGAGCGCAGGACGACGGCCACGCAGGACAACCCGGCGATCGAGGCATTGGCCGAACTCGATCCAATCTCCGACAAAGCTTTTGAGCGATTTCGCCAGTTTATTTACGAGAAGGCGGGGATCAACCTCGCCCCGCACAAGCGGCAACTGGTCAGCTCGCGTTTGCAGAAGCGGCTGCGTCACTACGGGTTGCGCAACTACGATGCCTATATCGACCTCATCTCCCAGCCTGGCAAAGAAGAAGAGCGTCGGCATCTGGTTGACCTGCTGACCACCAACGAAACCTATTTCTATCGCGAGCCGGCGCATTTCGATTATCTGCGCGCCAAGATTCTGCCCCAGTACCGCAACCGCACTCTGCATGTCTGGAGCGCGGCCTGCTCGACCGGCGAGGAAGTCTATACCCTCGCCATGGTGCTGGCCGAAACCCTGGGGCGCGGGGACTGGGATATTCTCGGCTCCGACATCAACTCCCAGGTCGTGGCGACCGCCAAGCGCGGCATGTACCCGCTTGAGCGGGCCAAGAATCTGCCACGCGAGTGGCTCTCAAAGTATTGCCTGAAAGGCGTGCGGGCGCAGGCGGGCAATCTGCTGATCAATCCCAAGCTCAAGTCGCGCACGCGATTTGAGGAACGTAACCTGAAAAAACCCCGGGATGACGGTCGGCGCTTCGAGATTGTTTTTTTGCGTAATGTACTCATTTACTTCGACGTGGCCACCAAACAGCTGGTACTGGACTGCCTGAGTCGTGCCATAGCCCCAGGCGGTTACCTGTTTATCAGTCACGTAGAGTCCCTGCACGGCATCAAGACCGACCTGACCACCATCGGACCCTCGATCTTTCGCAAGCCGTTGCATTAG
- the rpsP gene encoding 30S ribosomal protein S16 — MVKIRLSRGGAKKRPFYQIVVADIRGTRDGKYIERIGFFNPGAKGGEERLRVDRVRAEHWIGQGAQPTERVADLLKTAAKQAQAAA; from the coding sequence ATGGTCAAGATTCGTTTGTCGCGTGGTGGTGCCAAGAAACGGCCATTTTATCAGATCGTTGTTGCGGATATCCGCGGCACCCGTGATGGCAAGTATATCGAGCGCATTGGATTTTTTAATCCCGGAGCCAAAGGGGGCGAGGAACGGTTGCGGGTTGATCGAGTACGTGCTGAGCATTGGATCGGTCAAGGCGCCCAGCCGACAGAGCGGGTTGCCGATCTGCTGAAGACGGCAGCCAAGCAAGCTCAGGCCGCGGCCTAG
- the rplS gene encoding 50S ribosomal protein L19 yields MSNVILELEREQMTREVPPFAPGDTVVVQVKVTEGNRERLQAFEGVCIAKRNRGLNSAFTLRKVSHGEGVERVFQTYSPAIADINVKRRGDVRRAKLYYLRDRSGKSARIKEKV; encoded by the coding sequence ATGAGTAATGTAATTCTTGAGCTCGAGCGCGAGCAGATGACTCGTGAAGTGCCGCCCTTTGCCCCTGGCGACACCGTGGTGGTGCAGGTAAAAGTCACCGAGGGCAACCGCGAGCGCCTGCAGGCCTTTGAGGGCGTTTGCATCGCCAAGCGCAACCGGGGGCTGAATTCCGCCTTCACCCTGCGCAAGGTCTCCCATGGCGAGGGGGTGGAGCGAGTGTTTCAAACCTACAGCCCGGCGATCGCCGATATCAATGTTAAAAGACGCGGCGATGTGCGCCGGGCCAAGCTCTACTACCTGCGTGATCGTTCAGGCAAATCGGCGCGCATCAAGGAAAAGGTCTGA